GCAATTCGTGCCCGATATTCCGGCCGGCGGCTACCAGCCGGTGCTGCAGACAGTGTTCGACGTCGCCGAGGAGGTCGGCTTGCCGGTCACCTTCACCCTCGTCGTCGCCAACGCCGGGGACCCGACGTGGCCCGACGCGATCAACATGATCGAGAAGGCCAACGCCGCCGGCGGCGACATCACCGCGCAACTGCTGCCCCGCCCGATCGGGTTGATCATCGGGCTGCAACTCACCGCCAACCCGTTCGTGCTCTACCCCAGCTACCGGGAGATCGCGCATCTGCCGCTGGCCGAGCGGGTCGCCGAGATGCGCAAGCCCGAGGTCCGCGCCCGCATCCTGGCCGACAAGCCGGGCCAAGGCCACCCGATCCTGTACGTCGCGCAAATGTGGGACTGGATCTTCCCGCTGGGCGACAACCCCAACTACGAGCCGGACCCGGCGGACAGCATCGGGGCCCGGGCCAGGGCCCGCGGCGTGAACCCGATGGAGGAGGCCTACGACCGGCTGCTCGACGACGACGGCCGCGCCATGCTGCTGGTCGCGACCAGCAATATGGAGCGCAACTCGCTGAACACGGTCGGCGAGCTGCTGCGCCGCGACGACGTGGTGCTCGGGCTCGGCGACGGCGGCGCCCACTACGGGATGATCTGCGACGCCAGCTACTCGACGTTCTTCCTGACGCACTGGGCGCGGGACCGGGCGTCTGGACGCTTCACGGTCGCCGAGGCCGTCCGCGAGCTGACGTCGGTGCCGGCCCGGGTCGCCGGGCTGGCCGATCGCGGCCGAATCGCGGTCGGATACAAGGGCGATCTCAACGTGATCGACCACGCGGCGCTGCGCCTGCACAAGCCGGTGATCACTTATGACCTACCCGCCGGCGGGCGTCGTCTGGACCAGACCGCGGACGGGTATGTGGCCACGATCGTGTCCGGCGAAGTGATCGCCGAAAACGGCAAACCCACCGACGCGCGTCCCGGCAAGCTGGTCCGCGGGCGCCAAATGGGGCCCGCAGCCACGCCATAACGCTACGAAGAAGCGCCTGTCCCGGTTAAGTTATTGCAGTGACGAGCCCGCATTTTGCGTGGTTGCCGCCAGAGATCAATTCGGCCCTCCTTTACGCCGGTCCTGGATCGGCGCCGCTGCATGCTGCCGCGGAAGCCTGGGATGGGCTTGCCGAGAACCTGGCCTCGTCCGCGTCCTCGTTCTTCTCCGTGGCCTCGGATCTGGCCAACGGCTCGTGGCAGGGTCCCTCGGCCACGGCGATGCTGGCCGTCGCGACCCAATACGTGAGCTGGCTCAAGGCGGCGGCCGCACAGGCCGAGGCGACCTCCAGCCAGGCTTCGGCCATCGCGGGCGCCTTCGAGACGGCGCTGTCGGCCACGGTGCAGCCGGCGGTGGTTACCGCCAACCGCGCCTTGGTGCGGGCGTTGGCTTCGCAGAACCATCTGGGCCAGAACGCCCCCACGATCATGGACATCGAGTCCGCCTACGAACAGATGTGGGCCACTGACGTGGCCGCGATGTCCGGGTATCACGCCGACGCCTCGGCGGCCGCCGAACAGCTGGCGCCCTGGCAGCAGGTCATGCAGAACCTCGGCATGCAATTCCACAACGGCGACCTGATCTTCGGACCGCACGCGGGCACCGGGGGCCTGGCACACCACATCAACGCACTGGCCAGCCTCGATCACACCGGCGGCCACGTCGGATCCTGGCTGACCGACACCCCCGGCACCGGGTTTGCGCATACCGTGACGAGCGGTGCGGCGTCCGCGGACTTCAGCGCGAGCCTGCTCAATTCACCGAACGCCGGCACCGGTTTCAACCCGGGAACCGCGAACCTGGGTCTGCTCAGCAATCTGGGCTCGGGCACCATACCGACGGGTTTGACGGCGGACTGACGACACGCCCGCTGCGCCTATCCTCGACATCATGCGCACCAAGAAGAGGGTGGATCTGCAGAGGCTGGCCGCCGCCCTGCCCGACTTCCCGTTCGCGTACCTGATCACCGTCGACGACGGATACCGCGTCCACACCGTGACGGTCGAACCGCGGCTGCGCGACGGCGCCGTCCTCGATATCGGACTCATCGGCGGCCGCACCCGCGAAAACCTCAGCCAGCGCGCCGATGTCACCCTGCTGTGGCCGCCGCGCGAGCCGGGCGGCTATTCGCTGATCGTGGACGGCCACGCCGAAGTCGCCGAGTCCGACTCCGAGACAGTGCGATTGGACGTGGTGCCGACCCGCGCGCTACTGCACCGCGACGCCGATCCCGACTCCGCGGCCAAAGGCACCCTGCACGACTGCGTGGTGTTCTCCCTGCCGGCATGACCTCGTACAGTCAGTCGCATGAGTCGCGTCGCGCCGCTAGCCCCGCCGTGGAGCGAGGAAGACACCACCAGCATCAACAGCTGGGGCCACCCGGACCGCCCATATGAGCCCCTGCTCCTGGTGCGCTGCCTGCAGCGCCACCCCGCGCTGGCCAACCGGCTACGCAAGCTCGGTGAATCCCTTTACATCGCAGCGCTTTTGCCGCCGCGGACCCGGACGATCGCGATCCTGCGCACCTGCGCACTGGTCGGTTGCGAGTACGAGTGGGGCGGGCAGGCGGCGTTCTGGGGACCGATCGTCGGAGTCAGCGACGACGAGTGTGACGCGCTGGTGACCGGCGGCCCCGACGACGCGCGGTGGGGTCCGGCCGAGCGGACGCTGATCGAGGCGGTCGACGAGCTGGAGCGCACCGGGTCGTGGTCGGAGGCGACGTGGACGGCGCTGGGCCGCGACCTCGACGACGAGCAGCGCATCGAATTGCTCACGGCCGTCGGCTGGTATCGCACCATCTGCACACTGTGCAACGCGCTCGCCCTACCGATGGAGGGCTGGATGCGGCGCTGGCCACTAGGGCGCTGAGCGGTCCCGTTTGAGACCGGGATGCTGCCTTTTAAGTAGCGGCAGCAGCAGACGTCGCGGCATGAACTGAAACAGCCGGGTGCTGATTTGGCTTGGCAGCCCGGGGATCACCGCTCCGCGATCGCCGTCGAGCGCGTCGACTCCGGCGCGCGCCACCTCGCTGGCGGGCAGCCACATGAACTTCGGGAACGCGTCGGCGAACTTCCGCTCGTCCATGCCGGCGTTCTTCAGGAACTCGGTGCGCACCGGGCCGGGGTTGAGCAGCGCAACGGTGACACCGCTGCCGGCCAGTTCGCCACGCAGTCCTTCGGTGTAGGTGATCACGAACGCCTTGGTGGCGGCGTAGCCGACCTGGCCGGGGAAGGGGTAGTAGCCCGCGGTCGATCCGACGTTGAGAATTGCGCCGCGCCCGCGCGGCACCATCTGCTGGACCGCGCGCGTGGTCAGGTCGATAACGGCCTCGACGTTGACCCGCACCTGGGCGATCTCGTCGTCGACCGACACATCCGTCACCGACCCGATGGTGCCGATGCCGGCGTTGTTGACCAGGATCTCGGCCGTCAGCCCGCGACGATCGACCTCGCCGAAAAGGCCGGCGCGAGCGGCCGAATCCGCGACGTCGCAACCGATCACCTCGACGCGAACCCGACTCGCGAGTTCATCGGCCAGCTCGTGCAGCTTGTCCTCGCGGCGCGCGACGAGGGTGACGCCGTGCCCGCGATCGGCGAGCTCGCGGGCGATGGCGGCGCCGATGCCCGACGACGCTCCGGTGACGACGGCGGTGCTGGTGGGTGCGGGAGTTGGGAGAGCCACGCAGCTAACCCTAGGGCGCCGAGCGCGGGCCCTAGGTACGAGTACTTCCACTCGCACTCTTGCAGCCCACACTCGCGGCCTATCCTCGCGTCATGAGCGTGAAAGTCGATCTCGATCAACTCACCGGCGCGCTGGCCGACTTCACGTTCGCCTACCTGATCACCTTCGGCGACGGACGGCACGCGCACGCCGTGGCGGTGCACCCGGTGCTGATCGACGGCGTGCTGGAGGTGGGCTCGATCGGCAACAGCACCCGCAACAACATCGCCCGGCACGACGCGGTCACGCTGGTCTGGCCGCCGCGCGAACCCGACGGCTACTCGCTGATCGTCGACGGCACCGGCCTCGCCGGCGACGACGCGCTGCAAGTGGTGCCGAGTCGCGCGGTTCTGCACCGCAAGGCGGCGCCGCAGACGGTGACCAGACCCGGCTGTAAGGACGACTGCCTGCGTCTCGAGCAGCCCTGACACACGAAAAAGCCCGGCCCCAAAAGGGACCGGGCTTTTCTCGTAGCTGGGACTTATTCGTACTCAGAGACTTAGAAGTCCATACCGCCCATGCCACCGGTCGGGTCGCCGACGGGAGCGGCGGCCTTCTCCGGCTTGTCGGCAACGACGGCCTCGGTGGTCAGGAACAGCGCCGCGATGGACGCAGCGTTCTGCAGCGCCGAACGGGTCACCTTCACCGGGTCGGCAACGCCGGCCTTGAGCAGGTCCTCGTACTCACCGGTGGCGGCGTTCAGGCCGACGCCGGGCTTCGAGTTGCGAACCTTCTCGGCGACCACGCCGGGCTCGAGCCCGCCGTTGAAGGCGATCTGCTTCAGCGGAGCCTCGAGCGCCACGCGGACGATGTTGACGCCAGTGGCCTCGTCGCCCTTGAGCTTCAGGTCGTCCAGCGCCGGGGCCGCCTGCAGCAGAGCCACGCCACCACCGGCGACGATGCCCTCCTCGACGGCGGCCTTGGCGTTGCGCACCGCGTCCTCGATGCGGTGCTTGCGCTCCTTGAGCTCCACCTCGGTGGCAGCTCCGGCCTTGATCACCGCAACACCGCCGGCCAGCTTGGCCAGGCGCTCCTGCAGCTTCTCGCGGTCGTAGTCGGAGTCGCTGTTCTCGATCTCGGCGCGGATCTGGGCCACCCGGCCGGCGATGGCGTCGGGGTCACCCGCACCCTCGACGATGGTGGTCTCGTCCTTGGTGATGACGACCTTGCGGGCCTTGCCGAGCAGCGAGATGTCGGCGGTCTCGAGGGAGAGGCCGACCTCTTCGCTGACGACCTGACCACCGGTGAGGATGGCCATGTCCTGCAGCATCGCCTTGCGGCGGTCACCGAAGCCGGGGGCCTTGACCGCCACCGACTTGAAGGTGCCACGGATCTTGTTCACGACCAGGGTGGACAGCGCCTCGCCCTCGACGTCCTCGGCGATGATCAGCAGCGGCTTGCCGCCCTGAATGACCTTCTCCAGCAGCGGGAGCAGGTCCTTGACGGTCGACACCTTGGAGCTGACCAGCAGGATGTAGGGGTCCTCCAGGACCGCTTCCTGACGCTCGGCGTCGGTGACGAAGTACCCCGAGATGTAGCCCTTGTCGAACCGCATGCCCTCGGTGAGCTCGAGCTGCAGGCCGAAGGTGTTGGACTCTTCAACGGTGATGACGCCCTCGTTGCCGACCTTGTCCATCGCCTCGGCGATCAGGTCACCGATCGACTGGTCGCCCGCCGAGATGCCCGCGGTCGCCGCGATCTGCTCCTTGGTCTCCACGTCCTTGGCCGACTTCAGCAGGGTCTCGGTGATCTTCTCGACGGCCTTCTCGATGCCGCGCTTGAGGCCCAGCGGGTTGGCGCCGGCCGCAACGTTGCGCAGGCCCTCTTTGACGAGCGCCTGAGCCAGCACCGTGGCCGTCGTCGTGCCGTCACCGGCAACGTCGTCGGTCTTCTTGGCAACTTCCTTGACCAGCTCGGCGCCGATCTTCTCGTACGGGTCCTCCAGTTCGATCTCCTTGGCGATGGACACGCCATCGTTGGTGATCGTGGGAGCGCCCCACTTCTTCTCTAGGACGACGTTGCGACCCTTGGGGCCCAACGTCACCTTTACCGCGTCGGCGAGGGCGTTCAGACCCCGCTCGAGGCCGCGACGGGCCTCTTCGTCGTACGCAATTGTCTTGGCCATTGCGAAGTGATTCCTCCGGATTGGGGATGAAACTGGGGTCACCGGGTGGCAACAACCCAATTACTTACGCTGGCCGGGCGCAGTGCCCGCGACGGACGACCAGAGCTGGCCTCACCGTCCCGACCTAGCACTCACACACTGCGAGTGCCAACGTCATTCTTAGCACTCGCCTATGCCGAGTGCAAGAACGGGGCTGCGGTTATCGGGGGCTATCGCTTAGCGCGTAAACCGTCCACGACGACGTCGGTGACCCGCTGGGCCAATTCCGCGTTGTAGGCCTCCATGGCCTGACATCCGACCATGATCGTCTTCACTTCGCGTACGCCGATGTCCGGCCGCGCGGTGCCCGCCCGCTGCGCGGCGCGCAGCAGCTCGTCGAGCATTGCCAGGAAGGCATCCTCGGCATCCGGTGCGGCGGCGGCGATGTCGATGCCGAAACCGGCCAGGGCATCGACCAGGCCGCGATCCGCCGCGCCCCACTGCAGCACCAGCGAACGCAGATAGGCGAACAGCGCCTCGCCCGGGCCGGCGGATTCCAGCAGGGCGTGTCCCTCGTCAACGAGCTGCTGCATGCGGTCGTCGATGACCGCCTGGAACAGCGCCTCCTTGGTCGGGAAGTGCCGGTAGACGGTGCCCGCCCCGACGCCGGCCCGACGGGCGATCTCGTCGATGGGCACCGACAAGCCCTCGGCCGCGAAGGTGTCGTAGGCGACTTCCAGCACGCGCGCCCGGTTGCGCGCCGCGTCGGCACGCAGCCGACGTTCAGGCTGCGCCATTTGTTCACCACCTATCGGTTGACAAAGCGGGGCGCACGTTCCGTATAGTACGAATCAACCGGAGCGCTCGCCCCGTTTAGTTTCCCATTAAGGAGTTTGCCATGGCCAAGTGGACAGCAGCGGACATTCCCGACCAGAAAGGCCGTGTCGCCGTCGTCACCGGAGCCAACACCGGCCTGGGCTACGAAACGGCCGCCGCGCTCGCCGAGCGGGGCGCCCACGTCGTGCTCGCGGTGCGCAACCTCGACAAGGGCAAGGACGCCGCCGCCCGGATCGCCGCCAAGAGCCCCGGCGCCGACGTGGCGCTGCAGGAGCTCGACCTGACGTCGCTGGACTCCGTCCGCGCGGCCGCCGGACAGCTCAAGTCCGACTACGACCGCATCGACCTGCTGATCAACAACGCGGGCGTGATGTACACGCCGAAGGAAACCACCAAAGACGGCTTCGAGATGCAGTTCGGCACCAACCACCTGGGCCACTTCGCGCTCACCGGCCTGCTGCTGGAGCGGCTGCTGCCGGTCCCCGGATCGCGGGTCGTGACGGTGAGCAGCATGGGCCACCGCATCCTGGCCGACATCCACTTCGACGACCTGCAGTGGGAGCGCTCCTACAACCGGGTCGCGGCCTACGGGCAGGCCAAGCTGGCCAACCTGCTGTTCACCTACGAGCTGCAGCGCAAGCTCGCCCCGCACGGCACGACGATCGCCGCCGCCGCCCACCCCGGCGGGTCGAACACCGAGCTGGGCCGCTACACGCCCGCGGCGTTCCGGCCGCTCGTCAACGTGTTCTTCTCGGTGATCGCTCAGGACGCGGCCATGGGCGCGCTCCCGACGCTGCGCGCGGCCACCGACCCGGGCGTGCTCGGCGGCCAGTACTACGGCCCCGACGGGTTCGCCGAGACCCGCGGTTACCCCAAGCTGGTCTCGTCCAGCGAGAAGTCCCACGACGTCGACCTGCAGCGCCGGCTGTAATCGGTCTCTGAGGACCTCACCGGGGTGGTCTACCCGTCCGATTAGGGCACATCGAGCAGCCGCTCCTCTCTTGCGCCTTTCCGGACCTCCACCCCGGCGAGGCCAACTGGCAGGCTGGATTTCATGTCCCTCGTC
The Mycobacterium sp. 050128 genome window above contains:
- a CDS encoding N-acyl-D-amino-acid deacylase family protein, which translates into the protein MIYDLLIRNGTIVDGLGGEPYVGDVGVTGGVITAVGSVNGDRAEREIDATGLLITPGFVDLHTHYDGQSIWSERLTPSSAHGVTTVVMGNCGVGFAPCRQEDHDVLVDVMAGVEDIPGVVMTDGLPWTWETFPEYLNALEAGRRDIDVAAYLPHSPLRVYVMGQRGADREAATADDLAKMRALAKEAMEVGALGFASSRLTIHKTESGSPIPSYEAAREEIEEIAKGVVDGGGGLLQFVPDIPAGGYQPVLQTVFDVAEEVGLPVTFTLVVANAGDPTWPDAINMIEKANAAGGDITAQLLPRPIGLIIGLQLTANPFVLYPSYREIAHLPLAERVAEMRKPEVRARILADKPGQGHPILYVAQMWDWIFPLGDNPNYEPDPADSIGARARARGVNPMEEAYDRLLDDDGRAMLLVATSNMERNSLNTVGELLRRDDVVLGLGDGGAHYGMICDASYSTFFLTHWARDRASGRFTVAEAVRELTSVPARVAGLADRGRIAVGYKGDLNVIDHAALRLHKPVITYDLPAGGRRLDQTADGYVATIVSGEVIAENGKPTDARPGKLVRGRQMGPAATP
- the groL gene encoding chaperonin GroEL (60 kDa chaperone family; promotes refolding of misfolded polypeptides especially under stressful conditions; forms two stacked rings of heptamers to form a barrel-shaped 14mer; ends can be capped by GroES; misfolded proteins enter the barrel where they are refolded when GroES binds), yielding MAKTIAYDEEARRGLERGLNALADAVKVTLGPKGRNVVLEKKWGAPTITNDGVSIAKEIELEDPYEKIGAELVKEVAKKTDDVAGDGTTTATVLAQALVKEGLRNVAAGANPLGLKRGIEKAVEKITETLLKSAKDVETKEQIAATAGISAGDQSIGDLIAEAMDKVGNEGVITVEESNTFGLQLELTEGMRFDKGYISGYFVTDAERQEAVLEDPYILLVSSKVSTVKDLLPLLEKVIQGGKPLLIIAEDVEGEALSTLVVNKIRGTFKSVAVKAPGFGDRRKAMLQDMAILTGGQVVSEEVGLSLETADISLLGKARKVVITKDETTIVEGAGDPDAIAGRVAQIRAEIENSDSDYDREKLQERLAKLAGGVAVIKAGAATEVELKERKHRIEDAVRNAKAAVEEGIVAGGGVALLQAAPALDDLKLKGDEATGVNIVRVALEAPLKQIAFNGGLEPGVVAEKVRNSKPGVGLNAATGEYEDLLKAGVADPVKVTRSALQNAASIAALFLTTEAVVADKPEKAAAPVGDPTGGMGGMDF
- a CDS encoding SDR family NAD(P)-dependent oxidoreductase gives rise to the protein MALPTPAPTSTAVVTGASSGIGAAIARELADRGHGVTLVARREDKLHELADELASRVRVEVIGCDVADSAARAGLFGEVDRRGLTAEILVNNAGIGTIGSVTDVSVDDEIAQVRVNVEAVIDLTTRAVQQMVPRGRGAILNVGSTAGYYPFPGQVGYAATKAFVITYTEGLRGELAGSGVTVALLNPGPVRTEFLKNAGMDERKFADAFPKFMWLPASEVARAGVDALDGDRGAVIPGLPSQISTRLFQFMPRRLLLPLLKRQHPGLKRDRSAP
- a CDS encoding SDR family NAD(P)-dependent oxidoreductase — translated: MAKWTAADIPDQKGRVAVVTGANTGLGYETAAALAERGAHVVLAVRNLDKGKDAAARIAAKSPGADVALQELDLTSLDSVRAAAGQLKSDYDRIDLLINNAGVMYTPKETTKDGFEMQFGTNHLGHFALTGLLLERLLPVPGSRVVTVSSMGHRILADIHFDDLQWERSYNRVAAYGQAKLANLLFTYELQRKLAPHGTTIAAAAHPGGSNTELGRYTPAAFRPLVNVFFSVIAQDAAMGALPTLRAATDPGVLGGQYYGPDGFAETRGYPKLVSSSEKSHDVDLQRRL
- a CDS encoding pyridoxamine 5'-phosphate oxidase family protein; its protein translation is MRTKKRVDLQRLAAALPDFPFAYLITVDDGYRVHTVTVEPRLRDGAVLDIGLIGGRTRENLSQRADVTLLWPPREPGGYSLIVDGHAEVAESDSETVRLDVVPTRALLHRDADPDSAAKGTLHDCVVFSLPA
- a CDS encoding pyridoxamine 5'-phosphate oxidase family protein, which translates into the protein MSVKVDLDQLTGALADFTFAYLITFGDGRHAHAVAVHPVLIDGVLEVGSIGNSTRNNIARHDAVTLVWPPREPDGYSLIVDGTGLAGDDALQVVPSRAVLHRKAAPQTVTRPGCKDDCLRLEQP
- a CDS encoding TetR/AcrR family transcriptional regulator; its protein translation is MAQPERRLRADAARNRARVLEVAYDTFAAEGLSVPIDEIARRAGVGAGTVYRHFPTKEALFQAVIDDRMQQLVDEGHALLESAGPGEALFAYLRSLVLQWGAADRGLVDALAGFGIDIAAAAPDAEDAFLAMLDELLRAAQRAGTARPDIGVREVKTIMVGCQAMEAYNAELAQRVTDVVVDGLRAKR
- a CDS encoding carboxymuconolactone decarboxylase family protein produces the protein MSRVAPLAPPWSEEDTTSINSWGHPDRPYEPLLLVRCLQRHPALANRLRKLGESLYIAALLPPRTRTIAILRTCALVGCEYEWGGQAAFWGPIVGVSDDECDALVTGGPDDARWGPAERTLIEAVDELERTGSWSEATWTALGRDLDDEQRIELLTAVGWYRTICTLCNALALPMEGWMRRWPLGR
- a CDS encoding PPE family protein, producing MTSPHFAWLPPEINSALLYAGPGSAPLHAAAEAWDGLAENLASSASSFFSVASDLANGSWQGPSATAMLAVATQYVSWLKAAAAQAEATSSQASAIAGAFETALSATVQPAVVTANRALVRALASQNHLGQNAPTIMDIESAYEQMWATDVAAMSGYHADASAAAEQLAPWQQVMQNLGMQFHNGDLIFGPHAGTGGLAHHINALASLDHTGGHVGSWLTDTPGTGFAHTVTSGAASADFSASLLNSPNAGTGFNPGTANLGLLSNLGSGTIPTGLTAD